A part of Oncorhynchus gorbuscha isolate QuinsamMale2020 ecotype Even-year linkage group LG09, OgorEven_v1.0, whole genome shotgun sequence genomic DNA contains:
- the LOC124042721 gene encoding guanine nucleotide-binding protein G(T) subunit gamma-T1-like: MPGVINMDELTDVDKAKMERDQKKIEVKLERWLTSKCCTEFMEAVQAGVEEDTLFKGIAEDKNPFKELKGGCVVC, encoded by the exons ATGCCGGGAGTGATAAATATGGACGAGTTGACAGACGTGGATAAGGCTAAAATGGAAAGAGACCAAAAGAAGATTGAAGTCAAGCTTGAGAGATGGCTG ACGTCTAAGTGCTGTACTGAGTTTATGGAGGCCGTTCAGGCCGGTGTAGAAGAGGACACCCTGTTCAAAGGTATTGCAGAGGACAAGAACCCATTCAAGGAGTTGAAAGGTGGATGTGTCGTATGCTGa
- the LOC124042722 gene encoding tissue factor pathway inhibitor 2-like: MEFSSLIFLISSCSLCYVFALSTKQGVCLLPVDEGPCRGDSQRYYYNTITQQCEVFSYGGCQGNGNNFMSFMECKKACFRIPKIPQICRFQKEEGPCRAMHWRYFFNMTTMQCEQFVYGGCQGNENRFQNQMSCMEYCRPHKTTPVLCLDPLDKGGCAASILRYYYNSASRMCEQFIYSGCGGSSNNFISRQSCMDVCAKAGKPWKPRRTGLKRTTAKKTH; this comes from the exons ATGGAGTTCAGTTCATTGATTTTTCTGATATCTTCATGCTCCCTTTGTTACGTTTTTGCGTTGTCAACGAAACAAG GGGTGTGTCTTCTTCCAGTAGACGAGGGGCCTTGCAGAGGAGATAGCCAGCGTTACTACTACAATACTATCACTCAACAATGTGAGGTGTTCAGCTATGGAGGCTGCCAAGGGAATGGCAACAACTTCATGAGTTTTATGGAATGTAAGAAAGCATGTTTTAGGATACCAA AGATCCCCCAGATCTGCAGGTTCCAGAAGGAGGAGGGCCCCTGCCGTGCCATGCACTGGCGCTACTTCTTCAACATGACCACCATGCAGTGTGAGCAGTTTGTCTACGGTGGCTGTCAGGGCAACGAGAACCGCTTCCAGAACCAGATGTCTTGCATGGAGTACTGTAGaccacacaaaa CTACTCCTGTGCTCTGCCTGGATCCCCTGGATAAAGGAGGCTGTGCTGCGTCTATACTGCGCTATTACTACAACTCAGCTTCCAGGATGTGTGAGCAGTTCATCTATTCAGGCTGTGGAGGAAGCAGCAACAACTTTATATCCAGGCAAAGCTGCATGGACGTCTGTGCTAAAG CTGGGAAACCATGGAAACCCAGAAGAACAGGCTTGAAGAGAACAACCGCCAAAAAAACGCATTAG